The Budorcas taxicolor isolate Tak-1 chromosome 2, Takin1.1, whole genome shotgun sequence genome window below encodes:
- the LOC128065370 gene encoding KATNB1-like protein 1 — protein MASETHNVKKRNFCNNTEDHSIDLPRKRISNFTNKNMKEVKKSPKQLAAYITRTVGQAVKSPDKLRKVIYRRKKVHHPIQNPCYRKKQSPKSGGCVMANKENELACAGHLPEKLRHESRTYLINSSDSGSSQTESPSSKYSGFFSEVSQDHEAMAQVLFSRNLRLNVALTFWRKRSISELVAYLVRIEDLGVVVDCLPVLTNSLQEEKQYISLGCCVDLLPLVKSLLKSRFEEYIIVGLNWLQAVIKRWWSELSSKTEVVNDGNIQILKQQLSGLWEQENHLTLVPGYTGNIAKDVDAYLLQLH, from the coding sequence AAAAAGGATCTCTAATTTCACTAATAAGAACATGAAGGAGGTTAAGAAATCTCCAAAACAGTTGGCTGCTTACATAACTAGAACAGTTGGACAAGCTGTGAAAAGCCCAGATAAACTACGTAAGGTGATCTATAGAAGAAAGAAAGTTCATCATCCTATTCAAAATCCTTGTTACAGAAAAAAGCAGTCCCCTAAAAGTGGGGGCTGTGTCAtggcaaataaagaaaatgaactggCTTGTGCAGGCCACCTCCCTGAAAAATTACGGCATGAGAGTCGAACATATTTGATTAACTCCAGTGATTCTGGTTCTTCACAGACAGAAAGCCCATCATCAAAATATAGTGGCTTTTTTTCTGAGGTTTCTCAGGACCATGAAGCAATGGCACAGGTTTTGTTCAGCAGGAATTTGAGACTGAATGTAGCTTTAACTTTCTGGAGAAAGAGAAGTATTAGTGAACTTGTAGCATATTTAGTAAGGATAGAGGACCTTGGAGTTGTGGTAGATTGCCTTCCCGTGCTCACCAATAGTTTACAGGAGGAAAAACAGTATATCTCACTTGGCTGCTGTGTAGATTTGTTGCCTCTAGTAAAGTCACTACTTAAAAGCAGATTTGAAGAATATATAATAGTTGGTTTAAACTGGCTTCAAGCAGTCATAAAAAGGTGGTGGTCAGAACTATCATCCAAAACAGAAGTTGTGAATGATGGaaatattcagattttaaaacagCAGTTAAGTGGGTTGTGGGAGCAGGAAAACCATCTTACTTTGGTTCCAGGATATACTGGTAATATAGCCAAGGATGTAGATGCTTATTTATTACAGTTGCATTGA